In Methanobrevibacter woesei, the genomic window GAAAAAACAAAAAATAAAAAAATGAGCATATAGTGATTTTTATGAAATTAGAAAACACCGAAGATATAATTGAAATTAATGATGAACTTAGTTGTGAATTTGAAGTAGCTAAGGTATTGAGACAATATCCAAAAGATACTGTTATTTTAACTAATGTAAAAAATAGTGAGATGCCAGTTGTCTCTGGAATTTGTAATACTCGTGAAAAAATAGCTAAATCAATTAACTGCGAAGTAAATGAAATAACTTCTAAAATTATTGAAGCTAGTGATAATCCGATTAAAGTTGAAAATTTCACTGATTTCTCTGAATATAACACAACAGAAGCAGATTTAAGTAAACTACCAATATTAACACATTACAAAAGAGATGGTGGAGCTTATATAACTTCTGGAGTTGTATTTGCACGTGACCCTGAAACAGGTATTCAAAATGCATCAATTCACAGAATGATGGTTCTTGATGATAAAAGATTAGCTATTAGGATTGTACCAAGAAACCTTTATACATACTTCCAAAAAGCTCAAAAACTTAATAAAGATTTAGAAATTGCAATAGCTATTGGAATGGATGCAGCTATTTTACTTGCAAGTACCACATCAATCCCTATTGATTACAATGAAATGGATGTTGCAAATGCATTTAAAAACGGAGAATTAACCCTTATTAAAACTGAAAGTAAATTAGAAGTTCCACAAGCAGACATTATACTTGAAGGTAAAATATCAGTAACAGAAACCACAGCAGAAGGACCATTTGTTGATTTAACTGATACTTATGATATTATTCGTGACCAACCAATTATAACATTAAGTAAAATGCATATTAAGAAAGATAACCCTTGTTATCATGCAATTTTACCTGCTGGATTTGAACATAAACTCCTACAAGGGCTTCCACAGGAACCAAGGATTTATAAATCTGTAAAAAATGCTGTTCCTACAGTTGAAACTGTTGCATTAACTGAAGGAGGTTGCTGTTGGTTACATGCAGTTATTTCCATTAATAAACAGACCGAAGGGGATGGAAAAAATGCAATAATGGCTGCACTTTCTGCTCATCCCTCTCTTAAACATGCTGTTGTTGTAGACACTGATGTTGATGTATTTGACCCTCAAGATGTTGAATATGCAATAGCTACACGTGTAAAAGCAGATAGGGACATTATGATTGTTCCTAATGTAAGAGGATCTTCTCTTGACCCTGTTGCTGAAAGTGATGGAACAACTACAAAATTAGGTGTAGATGCAACTAAATCACTTAAAACAATTGAAAAATTTGAAAGAGTTAGTTTTGGAGAATAAAATTTAACTCTTTTCCACATTTTTTACATTTATTTTCTTCAATTTTTCCTAAATCTTCTGTTTTATAACCATTTCTTCTAATTAGTAGCTCTCCACATTCTGGACAATAGCTATTATTATCAAATGGAACATTTCCAAGATATACATATTCCAACCCTTTTTCTTTAGCTAAATTTAGTGCGTTAATTAGAGTCTCTTCTTTTGTTGGTTCCATATTTGGCATTTTATAATATGGAAATGCACGTGAAAAATGGAGAGGTACTTCACAACCTAGTTCTTCTAAAATAAAATCAATTAAATGAGATATATCTTCTTTTGAATCGTTATAATCATTAATCAATAAATTTGTAAGTTCCAAATGTTTTCCAGAATTATAAATATCCTTAATATTTTCCAATACAACATTTAAATCTGCCTTACATACTTTCTTATAAAAATTTGAAGATATTGATTTCAAGTCTATGTTAAAAGCATCCACAAAATTTAATGTTTCAATCAAAGATTCTCTTGACATATATCCATTACTTACATAAATAATTTTTAAATGTTCTCTCTTAGCAAGTAAAGATGTTTTCTTAGCAAAATTAAAGTGTATAGTAGGTTCATTATAGGTCCAAGAAATTGACTTACATCCGCTTGAAAGTGCATTTTCAACAATGCTTTCTGGCATTATTTTATCCTTATCAGAAATTTTATCATAATATTGTGATATGATATAGTTCTGACAGTTTAAACAGGACATGTTGCACCCAAAACCACCAACAGAATAGCTGAAAGAACCTGGAAGAAAATGATAAAGTGGTTTTTTTTCAATTGGATCTGCATTTAGAGAAGATACTACTGAATAGCTGAGGTCAAATAACTCACCATTAAGATTTTTATGCTGACCACAGATTCCATATTCATCTGGTTTAATTTTACAGTAATTCGAGCAAATTTCACAGCGAACTTTTTGAGTTTTTGAACTTTTTTTAAAAAATACATCCCTAAACATGATGAAAACCTATTTAAAATGATTATAACCTTTTGAAGAAATTCCACATACTTTTCCACTATTTAAAGTAATTTCTATTTTTCCGGAATCATTAATTTCTCCAATTACAATAAAATCCAATTTATCTTTAATTAATTCTAAATTTTCTTCAGATATTGTAAATAATAACTCAAAGTCTTCACCAACATGCAAAATTAAATCCAAATAATTGAGATTTAAAGATTTAGATATCCTTTTATATTCTTCAGATATAGGAATCTTATCTTCATATATCATCATTCCATAAGAGTCCTTAGAAATCTCATAAAGTTCACTAGCTAATCCATCTGTAATATCTGTAGCTGAAGTGGCACCATTTTCTTTTAAAATAATTCCCTCATTGAGTTTAGCAACAGCTTCCAATGCTTTCTTAACATAAATAGAGTCATCATCTAAATTAAAACCCAAAGCAGCAAGGCCAATTTCACCAGTAATGCAAATCAAATCTCCTTTAGAATACCCATCTTTTCTTAAAGAAGTTTCTTTATCATTTAATCCAAGTGCAGTTCCAGAAATTATTATCTCATCTGCTTCATTTGTATCCCCACCAATTAAAGGAATATTATAAAATTTACAGGCTTTTAAAACACCCTCAATAATTTGTTTAAAATCAGAGACCAGAATGTCTTTTGGAATAGCTATTGAAAGTAAAAATCCCAATGGTTTTGCACCCATAGCTGCTAAATCACTAACATTAACAGTGACTGCTTTAAATCCCATTTGAAAATAAGACATGTTTTTAGGAAAATGTTTTGACTGAATTAACATGTCAGAGGTGGAAATTAATTCTTTATTTTGAGAAATAGGAGTGATAGCTGCATCATCAAAGACAATATCCTTACAGTTATCAACTATATATTTAACTAATTCTTTCTCACCAATATCTGAAACTTTTAAATCCATAATCTTAATTTTATATCTTCAAATAATATATATTTTAAAAAAAAAAGAAATTAGAAATTATCTTCTACTCTTTCTTTAATTATTTTGTAAAGACGAGTATCAATTCCTAATGGGTCAGTTAAGATAATTTCTCCATCAAAATCAGCTGTTTCAACTTCATGATGATGGTGATGATGATGCCCATGATTGTGGTCATGGTGATGATGCTCATGGCTGTGAATTTCTTCTTCATTAAAATCACTTTCAATTCCCAATATTTTTGGTATATCCCTTTTTGTGTGAAGTCCATGAGCTACAAAGACAGGAACTACAATAATTCTTTCTAAATCATTATTTTCAGCTAATTTAGCTATTGATTGAGGAATAGTAGGTTCTCTTAACTCCATAAATGCATAATCAATAATTGCATCAGGATAATCAACTTTGAACATGTTTACATAAGCTTCAATTACATATTTTCCTTGAGGTAATTTACTTCCATGACTTAAAAGAAGTATTCCTGTTTTAGAAGATTTAAAATCAATATCTTTCATAAATACACCTAAAGTAAATTTGATTATATTACAATATTACTTTATTTATATATTTAAAGATAGTGGGAAGCTTACTTAAAAACGATTAT contains:
- a CDS encoding UbiD family decarboxylase; amino-acid sequence: MKLENTEDIIEINDELSCEFEVAKVLRQYPKDTVILTNVKNSEMPVVSGICNTREKIAKSINCEVNEITSKIIEASDNPIKVENFTDFSEYNTTEADLSKLPILTHYKRDGGAYITSGVVFARDPETGIQNASIHRMMVLDDKRLAIRIVPRNLYTYFQKAQKLNKDLEIAIAIGMDAAILLASTTSIPIDYNEMDVANAFKNGELTLIKTESKLEVPQADIILEGKISVTETTAEGPFVDLTDTYDIIRDQPIITLSKMHIKKDNPCYHAILPAGFEHKLLQGLPQEPRIYKSVKNAVPTVETVALTEGGCCWLHAVISINKQTEGDGKNAIMAALSAHPSLKHAVVVDTDVDVFDPQDVEYAIATRVKADRDIMIVPNVRGSSLDPVAESDGTTTKLGVDATKSLKTIEKFERVSFGE
- the amrS gene encoding AmmeMemoRadiSam system radical SAM enzyme; this encodes MFRDVFFKKSSKTQKVRCEICSNYCKIKPDEYGICGQHKNLNGELFDLSYSVVSSLNADPIEKKPLYHFLPGSFSYSVGGFGCNMSCLNCQNYIISQYYDKISDKDKIMPESIVENALSSGCKSISWTYNEPTIHFNFAKKTSLLAKREHLKIIYVSNGYMSRESLIETLNFVDAFNIDLKSISSNFYKKVCKADLNVVLENIKDIYNSGKHLELTNLLINDYNDSKEDISHLIDFILEELGCEVPLHFSRAFPYYKMPNMEPTKEETLINALNLAKEKGLEYVYLGNVPFDNNSYCPECGELLIRRNGYKTEDLGKIEENKCKKCGKELNFILQN
- the thiL gene encoding thiamine-phosphate kinase, whose amino-acid sequence is MDLKVSDIGEKELVKYIVDNCKDIVFDDAAITPISQNKELISTSDMLIQSKHFPKNMSYFQMGFKAVTVNVSDLAAMGAKPLGFLLSIAIPKDILVSDFKQIIEGVLKACKFYNIPLIGGDTNEADEIIISGTALGLNDKETSLRKDGYSKGDLICITGEIGLAALGFNLDDDSIYVKKALEAVAKLNEGIILKENGATSATDITDGLASELYEISKDSYGMMIYEDKIPISEEYKRISKSLNLNYLDLILHVGEDFELLFTISEENLELIKDKLDFIVIGEINDSGKIEITLNSGKVCGISSKGYNHFK
- the cfbA gene encoding sirohydrochlorin nickelochelatase, which encodes MKDIDFKSSKTGILLLSHGSKLPQGKYVIEAYVNMFKVDYPDAIIDYAFMELREPTIPQSIAKLAENNDLERIIVVPVFVAHGLHTKRDIPKILGIESDFNEEEIHSHEHHHHDHNHGHHHHHHHEVETADFDGEIILTDPLGIDTRLYKIIKERVEDNF